The proteins below are encoded in one region of Juglans microcarpa x Juglans regia isolate MS1-56 chromosome 4D, Jm3101_v1.0, whole genome shotgun sequence:
- the LOC121259027 gene encoding F-box/kelch-repeat protein At3g23880-like isoform X1 — translation MSTCHKEVKEEGMMAKAIGNKNASFLRLVEERALSMEEKKKQQEALVPYLPKDCISNILVRLPIDSLQRSRFVCKAWYTIINSPIFIHAHLRRSESVLIFLSSIKRESLYSSPMAWIPPEKPNTISVEVKSLQSECAPVFGLPNLSPTLKSYIRCLEINDGKSKIGEYNISCLGNIRATCNGLILLDNKLKKGGLIVVNPVTRKLIALPLGTLFPAHVESYGMALSSATGEYKVIHLFKDELGFIGCETLIVGTRLWSWVNGPSFGLVSWFGCEPVSAIGAMHWVPHIDHSDYVVCMDVDEEKFHTTPLPKSCRTHDGIVEMGGFLSFVTHEEVNQIDIWILKGLGEAWTKQHSITMGCIMDMFPFFSLKMKGDMIFKREEDGSFYAYDFQLQVMTRIEMENGRFPLSCSFLPHVNSLVSWSSREGSQDLCN, via the exons ATGAGTACTTGTCACAAAGAGGTGAAAGAGG AAGGCATGATGGCCAAAGCAATAGGCAACAAAAACGCAAGCTTTTTAAGGTTAGTGGAGGAGAGAGCATTGTCaatggaagagaaaaagaagcaaCAAGAGGCTCTAGTCCCCTATCTTCCTAAAGACTGCATCTCAAACATTCTTGTTCGACTTCCTATTGACTCTCTTCAAAGGTCAAGGTTTGTTTGTAAGGCATGGTATACCATAATTAATAGCCCCATTTTTATTCATGCCCATCTACGTCGATCTGAGTCTGTTTTGATTTTTCTATCATCAATTAAAAGAGAGAGCTTGTACAGTTCTCCTATGGCATGGATCCCACCAGAGAAACCAAATACCATTTCAGTTGAGGTGAAATCTCTTCAGTCAGAATGTGCCCCTGTTTTTGGGCTGCCAAACTTGAGCCCCACCTTAAAGTCTTATATTCGGTGCTTGGAAATTAATGATGGAAAGAGCAAAATCGGAGAATATAATATAAGTTGCTTGGGAAATATCAGGGCTACTTGCAATGGTCTAATCTTGCTTGATAACAAACTGAAGAAAGGAGGACTAATTGTAGTGAATCCCGTGACTAGGAAGTTGATTGCACTTCCTCTGGGTACTTTATTTCCTGCTCATGTTGAATCTTATGGCATGGCATTAAGCAGTGCTACTGGTGAATATAAAGTAATACACTTGTTTAAGGATGAGCTAGGTTTTATCGGTTGCGAGACCTTAATTGTTGGTACGAGATTATGGAGTTGGGTGAATGGACCTTCTTTTGGACTTGTTAGCTGGTTTGGTTGTGAGCCTGTTTCAGCAATTGGAGCTATGCACTGGGTTCCTCATATTGATCATAGTGATTACGTAGTGTGTATGGATGTGGACGAGGAGAAGTTTCATACAACACCACTCCCAAAAAGTTGCAGGACTCATGATGGGATTGTCGAGATGGGTGGTTTCTTAAGTTTTGTGACTCATGAAGAAGTGAACCAAATAGACATTTGGATCTTGAAGGGCTTAGGTGAAGCCTGGACAAAGCAACACAGTATCACTATGGGATGTATAATGGATATGTTTCCCTTTTTCAGTTTGAAGATGAAAGGAGATATGATTTTTAAGAGGGAAGAAGATGGATCATTTTATGCTTACGACTTCCAGCTTCAAGTGATGACAAGAATTGAGATGGAAAATGGACGCTTCCCATTGTCATGTTCGTTTCTGCCTCATGTCAATAGTCTTGTTTCTTGGTCTAGCCGGGAGGGAAGTCAGGATTTGTGCAATTGA
- the LOC121259028 gene encoding adenylate kinase, chloroplastic isoform X1, which produces MACIVNFSAITQPKPQPCFASLPASTSSHRSNSPKLQTSHLSFASNNSRISLRYDRTLAVSPPRETLLSKAPNFMVGLISCFSDHEQIVAAANKPEPLKIMISGAPASGKGTQCELITQKYGLVHVAAGDLLRAEVAAGSENGRRAKQFMEKGQLVPDEIVVMMVKERLLRPDAHKNGWLLDGYPRSSSQAIALKEFGFEPDLFILLDVAEDTLVERVVGRRLDPVTGKIYHLKYSPPETEEIAARLTQRFDDTEEKVKLRLRTHHQNVEAVLSMYKDITVKVNGNLSKNDVFAKIDNVLDELLEQRKAGSGYLEANKA; this is translated from the exons ATGGCGTGCATCGTAAATTTCTCGGCGATAACGCAGCCAAAGCCTCAGCCTTGCTTTGCTTCACTCCCAGCCTCCACTTCTTCCCATCGCTCTAACTCTCCCAAGCTTCAAACTTCACACTTGTCATTCGCCTCGAATAATTCACGCATCTCCCTCCGTTACGATAGAACCCTAGCCGTCTCTCCTCCAAGGGAAACCTTGTTGTCAAAAGCTCCTAATTTCATG GTGGGATTGATATCGTGTTTTAGTGACCATGAGCAGATAGTAGCAGCTGCTAATAAGCCAGAACCTCTCAAAATTATGATATCTGGGGCTCCTGCTTCTGGCAAAGGAACCCAATGCGAGCTCATCACACAAAAA TATGGCTTGGTGCATGTTGCTGCTGGCGATTTACTTAGGGCAGAAGTTGCGGCTGGTAGTGAAAATGGAAGGCGAGCAAAGCAATTCATGGAAAAGGGACAACTAGTCCCTGATGAAATTGTTGTCATG ATGGTGAAGGAGCGTCTATTGCGGCCAGACGCTCACAAAAATGGCTGGCTTTTGGATGGTTACCCAAGGAGCTCATCACAAGCAATTGCTCTTAAAGAATTTGGGTTTGAGCCAGATCTTTTCATTCTCCTAGAC GTTGCTGAAGATACTCTTGTTGAGAGAGTCGTTGGACGAAGATTAGATCCTGTTACCGGGAAGATTTACCACTTGAAGTATTCTCCACCTGAAACTGAAGAAATTGCTGCCAGGCTTACCCAGCGATTTGATGATACCGAAGAAAAG GTAAAATTGCGGTTGCGTACTCATCATCAGAATGTCGAGGCAGTACTTTCAATGTATAAAGACATAACAGTGAAG GTCAATGGTAACCTTTCCAAGAATGATGTGTTTGCCAAAATTGATAATGTGCTGGATGAACTTCTTGAGCAAAGGAAGGCTGGTTCAGGATATTTGGAGGCAAACAAGGCATAG
- the LOC121259028 gene encoding adenylate kinase, chloroplastic isoform X4, giving the protein MACIVNFSAITQPKPQPCFASLPASTSSHRSNSPKLQTSHLSFASNNSRISLRYDRTLAVSPPRETLLSKAPNFMIVAAANKPEPLKIMISGAPASGKGTQCELITQKYGLVHVAAGDLLRAEVAAGSENGRRAKQFMEKGQLVPDEIVVMMVKERLLRPDAHKNGWLLDGYPRSSSQAIALKEFGFEPDLFILLDVAEDTLVERVVGRRLDPVTGKIYHLKYSPPETEEIAARLTQRFDDTEEKVKLRLRTHHQNVEAVLSMYKDITVKACQW; this is encoded by the exons ATGGCGTGCATCGTAAATTTCTCGGCGATAACGCAGCCAAAGCCTCAGCCTTGCTTTGCTTCACTCCCAGCCTCCACTTCTTCCCATCGCTCTAACTCTCCCAAGCTTCAAACTTCACACTTGTCATTCGCCTCGAATAATTCACGCATCTCCCTCCGTTACGATAGAACCCTAGCCGTCTCTCCTCCAAGGGAAACCTTGTTGTCAAAAGCTCCTAATTTCATG ATAGTAGCAGCTGCTAATAAGCCAGAACCTCTCAAAATTATGATATCTGGGGCTCCTGCTTCTGGCAAAGGAACCCAATGCGAGCTCATCACACAAAAA TATGGCTTGGTGCATGTTGCTGCTGGCGATTTACTTAGGGCAGAAGTTGCGGCTGGTAGTGAAAATGGAAGGCGAGCAAAGCAATTCATGGAAAAGGGACAACTAGTCCCTGATGAAATTGTTGTCATG ATGGTGAAGGAGCGTCTATTGCGGCCAGACGCTCACAAAAATGGCTGGCTTTTGGATGGTTACCCAAGGAGCTCATCACAAGCAATTGCTCTTAAAGAATTTGGGTTTGAGCCAGATCTTTTCATTCTCCTAGAC GTTGCTGAAGATACTCTTGTTGAGAGAGTCGTTGGACGAAGATTAGATCCTGTTACCGGGAAGATTTACCACTTGAAGTATTCTCCACCTGAAACTGAAGAAATTGCTGCCAGGCTTACCCAGCGATTTGATGATACCGAAGAAAAG GTAAAATTGCGGTTGCGTACTCATCATCAGAATGTCGAGGCAGTACTTTCAATGTATAAAGACATAACAGTGAAGGCAT GTCAATGGTAA
- the LOC121259028 gene encoding adenylate kinase 2, chloroplastic isoform X5 has product MISGAPASGKGTQCELITQKYGLVHVAAGDLLRAEVAAGSENGRRAKQFMEKGQLVPDEIVVMMVKERLLRPDAHKNGWLLDGYPRSSSQAIALKEFGFEPDLFILLDVAEDTLVERVVGRRLDPVTGKIYHLKYSPPETEEIAARLTQRFDDTEEKVKLRLRTHHQNVEAVLSMYKDITVKVNGNLSKNDVFAKIDNVLDELLEQRKAGSGYLEANKA; this is encoded by the exons ATGATATCTGGGGCTCCTGCTTCTGGCAAAGGAACCCAATGCGAGCTCATCACACAAAAA TATGGCTTGGTGCATGTTGCTGCTGGCGATTTACTTAGGGCAGAAGTTGCGGCTGGTAGTGAAAATGGAAGGCGAGCAAAGCAATTCATGGAAAAGGGACAACTAGTCCCTGATGAAATTGTTGTCATG ATGGTGAAGGAGCGTCTATTGCGGCCAGACGCTCACAAAAATGGCTGGCTTTTGGATGGTTACCCAAGGAGCTCATCACAAGCAATTGCTCTTAAAGAATTTGGGTTTGAGCCAGATCTTTTCATTCTCCTAGAC GTTGCTGAAGATACTCTTGTTGAGAGAGTCGTTGGACGAAGATTAGATCCTGTTACCGGGAAGATTTACCACTTGAAGTATTCTCCACCTGAAACTGAAGAAATTGCTGCCAGGCTTACCCAGCGATTTGATGATACCGAAGAAAAG GTAAAATTGCGGTTGCGTACTCATCATCAGAATGTCGAGGCAGTACTTTCAATGTATAAAGACATAACAGTGAAG GTCAATGGTAACCTTTCCAAGAATGATGTGTTTGCCAAAATTGATAATGTGCTGGATGAACTTCTTGAGCAAAGGAAGGCTGGTTCAGGATATTTGGAGGCAAACAAGGCATAG
- the LOC121259028 gene encoding adenylate kinase, chloroplastic isoform X3 gives MACIVNFSAITQPKPQPCFASLPASTSSHRSNSPKLQTSHLSFASNNSRISLRYDRTLAVSPPRETLLSKAPNFMVGLISCFSDHEQIVAAANKPEPLKIMISGAPASGKGTQCELITQKYGLVHVAAGDLLRAEVAAGSENGRRAKQFMEKGQLVPDEIVVMMVKERLLRPDAHKNGWLLDGYPRSSSQAIALKEFGFEPDLFILLDVAEDTLVERVVGRRLDPVTGKIYHLKYSPPETEEIAARLTQRFDDTEEKVKLRLRTHHQNVEAVLSMYKDITVKACQW, from the exons ATGGCGTGCATCGTAAATTTCTCGGCGATAACGCAGCCAAAGCCTCAGCCTTGCTTTGCTTCACTCCCAGCCTCCACTTCTTCCCATCGCTCTAACTCTCCCAAGCTTCAAACTTCACACTTGTCATTCGCCTCGAATAATTCACGCATCTCCCTCCGTTACGATAGAACCCTAGCCGTCTCTCCTCCAAGGGAAACCTTGTTGTCAAAAGCTCCTAATTTCATG GTGGGATTGATATCGTGTTTTAGTGACCATGAGCAGATAGTAGCAGCTGCTAATAAGCCAGAACCTCTCAAAATTATGATATCTGGGGCTCCTGCTTCTGGCAAAGGAACCCAATGCGAGCTCATCACACAAAAA TATGGCTTGGTGCATGTTGCTGCTGGCGATTTACTTAGGGCAGAAGTTGCGGCTGGTAGTGAAAATGGAAGGCGAGCAAAGCAATTCATGGAAAAGGGACAACTAGTCCCTGATGAAATTGTTGTCATG ATGGTGAAGGAGCGTCTATTGCGGCCAGACGCTCACAAAAATGGCTGGCTTTTGGATGGTTACCCAAGGAGCTCATCACAAGCAATTGCTCTTAAAGAATTTGGGTTTGAGCCAGATCTTTTCATTCTCCTAGAC GTTGCTGAAGATACTCTTGTTGAGAGAGTCGTTGGACGAAGATTAGATCCTGTTACCGGGAAGATTTACCACTTGAAGTATTCTCCACCTGAAACTGAAGAAATTGCTGCCAGGCTTACCCAGCGATTTGATGATACCGAAGAAAAG GTAAAATTGCGGTTGCGTACTCATCATCAGAATGTCGAGGCAGTACTTTCAATGTATAAAGACATAACAGTGAAGGCAT GTCAATGGTAA
- the LOC121259027 gene encoding F-box/kelch-repeat protein At3g23880-like isoform X2 — MSTCHKEVKEGMMAKAIGNKNASFLRLVEERALSMEEKKKQQEALVPYLPKDCISNILVRLPIDSLQRSRFVCKAWYTIINSPIFIHAHLRRSESVLIFLSSIKRESLYSSPMAWIPPEKPNTISVEVKSLQSECAPVFGLPNLSPTLKSYIRCLEINDGKSKIGEYNISCLGNIRATCNGLILLDNKLKKGGLIVVNPVTRKLIALPLGTLFPAHVESYGMALSSATGEYKVIHLFKDELGFIGCETLIVGTRLWSWVNGPSFGLVSWFGCEPVSAIGAMHWVPHIDHSDYVVCMDVDEEKFHTTPLPKSCRTHDGIVEMGGFLSFVTHEEVNQIDIWILKGLGEAWTKQHSITMGCIMDMFPFFSLKMKGDMIFKREEDGSFYAYDFQLQVMTRIEMENGRFPLSCSFLPHVNSLVSWSSREGSQDLCN; from the exons ATGAGTACTTGTCACAAAGAGGTGAAAGAGG GCATGATGGCCAAAGCAATAGGCAACAAAAACGCAAGCTTTTTAAGGTTAGTGGAGGAGAGAGCATTGTCaatggaagagaaaaagaagcaaCAAGAGGCTCTAGTCCCCTATCTTCCTAAAGACTGCATCTCAAACATTCTTGTTCGACTTCCTATTGACTCTCTTCAAAGGTCAAGGTTTGTTTGTAAGGCATGGTATACCATAATTAATAGCCCCATTTTTATTCATGCCCATCTACGTCGATCTGAGTCTGTTTTGATTTTTCTATCATCAATTAAAAGAGAGAGCTTGTACAGTTCTCCTATGGCATGGATCCCACCAGAGAAACCAAATACCATTTCAGTTGAGGTGAAATCTCTTCAGTCAGAATGTGCCCCTGTTTTTGGGCTGCCAAACTTGAGCCCCACCTTAAAGTCTTATATTCGGTGCTTGGAAATTAATGATGGAAAGAGCAAAATCGGAGAATATAATATAAGTTGCTTGGGAAATATCAGGGCTACTTGCAATGGTCTAATCTTGCTTGATAACAAACTGAAGAAAGGAGGACTAATTGTAGTGAATCCCGTGACTAGGAAGTTGATTGCACTTCCTCTGGGTACTTTATTTCCTGCTCATGTTGAATCTTATGGCATGGCATTAAGCAGTGCTACTGGTGAATATAAAGTAATACACTTGTTTAAGGATGAGCTAGGTTTTATCGGTTGCGAGACCTTAATTGTTGGTACGAGATTATGGAGTTGGGTGAATGGACCTTCTTTTGGACTTGTTAGCTGGTTTGGTTGTGAGCCTGTTTCAGCAATTGGAGCTATGCACTGGGTTCCTCATATTGATCATAGTGATTACGTAGTGTGTATGGATGTGGACGAGGAGAAGTTTCATACAACACCACTCCCAAAAAGTTGCAGGACTCATGATGGGATTGTCGAGATGGGTGGTTTCTTAAGTTTTGTGACTCATGAAGAAGTGAACCAAATAGACATTTGGATCTTGAAGGGCTTAGGTGAAGCCTGGACAAAGCAACACAGTATCACTATGGGATGTATAATGGATATGTTTCCCTTTTTCAGTTTGAAGATGAAAGGAGATATGATTTTTAAGAGGGAAGAAGATGGATCATTTTATGCTTACGACTTCCAGCTTCAAGTGATGACAAGAATTGAGATGGAAAATGGACGCTTCCCATTGTCATGTTCGTTTCTGCCTCATGTCAATAGTCTTGTTTCTTGGTCTAGCCGGGAGGGAAGTCAGGATTTGTGCAATTGA
- the LOC121259028 gene encoding adenylate kinase, chloroplastic isoform X2, with the protein MACIVNFSAITQPKPQPCFASLPASTSSHRSNSPKLQTSHLSFASNNSRISLRYDRTLAVSPPRETLLSKAPNFMIVAAANKPEPLKIMISGAPASGKGTQCELITQKYGLVHVAAGDLLRAEVAAGSENGRRAKQFMEKGQLVPDEIVVMMVKERLLRPDAHKNGWLLDGYPRSSSQAIALKEFGFEPDLFILLDVAEDTLVERVVGRRLDPVTGKIYHLKYSPPETEEIAARLTQRFDDTEEKVKLRLRTHHQNVEAVLSMYKDITVKVNGNLSKNDVFAKIDNVLDELLEQRKAGSGYLEANKA; encoded by the exons ATGGCGTGCATCGTAAATTTCTCGGCGATAACGCAGCCAAAGCCTCAGCCTTGCTTTGCTTCACTCCCAGCCTCCACTTCTTCCCATCGCTCTAACTCTCCCAAGCTTCAAACTTCACACTTGTCATTCGCCTCGAATAATTCACGCATCTCCCTCCGTTACGATAGAACCCTAGCCGTCTCTCCTCCAAGGGAAACCTTGTTGTCAAAAGCTCCTAATTTCATG ATAGTAGCAGCTGCTAATAAGCCAGAACCTCTCAAAATTATGATATCTGGGGCTCCTGCTTCTGGCAAAGGAACCCAATGCGAGCTCATCACACAAAAA TATGGCTTGGTGCATGTTGCTGCTGGCGATTTACTTAGGGCAGAAGTTGCGGCTGGTAGTGAAAATGGAAGGCGAGCAAAGCAATTCATGGAAAAGGGACAACTAGTCCCTGATGAAATTGTTGTCATG ATGGTGAAGGAGCGTCTATTGCGGCCAGACGCTCACAAAAATGGCTGGCTTTTGGATGGTTACCCAAGGAGCTCATCACAAGCAATTGCTCTTAAAGAATTTGGGTTTGAGCCAGATCTTTTCATTCTCCTAGAC GTTGCTGAAGATACTCTTGTTGAGAGAGTCGTTGGACGAAGATTAGATCCTGTTACCGGGAAGATTTACCACTTGAAGTATTCTCCACCTGAAACTGAAGAAATTGCTGCCAGGCTTACCCAGCGATTTGATGATACCGAAGAAAAG GTAAAATTGCGGTTGCGTACTCATCATCAGAATGTCGAGGCAGTACTTTCAATGTATAAAGACATAACAGTGAAG GTCAATGGTAACCTTTCCAAGAATGATGTGTTTGCCAAAATTGATAATGTGCTGGATGAACTTCTTGAGCAAAGGAAGGCTGGTTCAGGATATTTGGAGGCAAACAAGGCATAG
- the LOC121259029 gene encoding hydroxypyruvate reductase-like, protein MLGGQFTRNLASFLTKYCLLLHGLSGKVASMDGNSEERITRVLFCGPHFPASHNYTREYLRKYPFVQVDEVPIDDVPNSISKYHMCIVKSMKLDSNVLSLATEMKLIMQYGVGLDGVDIDAATKYGVRVARIPSHVTGNAASCAEMVIYLILGLLRKQNEMQIAVKQRRLGEPVGETLLGKTVFIMGFGDIGIDLAKRLRPFGVKIIATKRSWVAQSQESCQSNDVPGPNSTTNDLIDEKGIHEDIHEFASNADIVVCCLNLNSETAGTVNKKFISSMRKGALLVNIARGGVLDYEAVLDHLKSGHLGGLGIDVAWTEPFDPNDPILKFKNVLITPHVGGVTEVSCRAMAKVVGDVALQLHAGIPLTGIEIVN, encoded by the exons ATGTTGGGTGGACAGTTTACTCGAAATCTTGCTTCGTTTCTGACTAAATACTGTCTCCTTCTTCACGG ATTGTCAGGCAAGGTTGCGAGTATGGATGGGAATAGTGAAGAACGAATAACCCGTGTTCTTTTTTGTGGGCCACATTTTCCGGCTTCTCATAATTACACGAGAGAATATTTGCGAAAGTACCCCTTCGTCCAG GTTGATGAGGTTCCCATTGATGATGTGCCTAATTCTATATCAAAGTATCACATGTGTATTGTGAAAAGCATGAAGCTGGActcaaatgttctctctcttgCAACTGAAATGAAGCTTATAATGCAGTATGGTGTAGGCCTGGATG GTGTTGATATTGATGCTGCTACGAAGTATGGAGTCAGAGTTGCTAGGATCCCAAGTCATGTAACTGGAAATGCAGCATCATGTGCAGAGATGGTTATATATCTTATTTTGGGCCTTCTTCGAAAGCAA AATGAGATGCAAATTGCAGTAAAGCAGAGAAGGCTCGGAGAACCAGTTGGTGAAACACTACTTGGAAAAACC GTCTTCATTATGGGATTTGGAGATATCGGCATTGACTTGGCAAAGCGTTTGCGACCTTTTGGTGTGAAAATTATTGCTACAAAACGGAGCTGGGTGGCACAATCACAAGAGTCTTGCCAATCTAATG ATGTTCCAGGTCCAAATAGCACCACAAATGATTTGATTGATGAAAAAGGAATTCATGAAGATATTCACGAGTTTGCAAGCAATGCAGATATCGTCGTTTGTTGCTTAAATTTAAATAGTGAAACG GCTGGCACTGTAAACAAGAAATTCATATCTTCAATGAGAAAG GGTGCCCTTTTAGTAAATATTGCTCGAGGAGGTGTTCTGGACTATGAGGCTGTTCTTGATCACCTCAAGTCTGGCCACTTGGGAGGCTTGGGCATTGATGTTGCTTGGACCGAGCCATTTGATCCTAATGATCCAATTTTGAAATTCAAGAATGTTCTAATCACGCCTCATGTTGGTGGAGTTACAGAAGTTTCTTGCAGAGCCATGGCTAAG GTTGTCGGTGATGTTGCTCTTCAACTTCATGCAGGTATTCCTTTGACGGGGATAGAAATTGTCAACTGA